The genomic region TGCTGGCCATGAAGCAGCGCGGGGAGAAGATTTCCATGCTCACGGCCTACGATTTCTCCATGGCCACTATCCTCGACGGCGCCGGCATCGACGTGCTGCTCGTCGGCGACTCGGCCTCCAACGTCATGGCCGGCCACGAAACCACGCTGCCCATCACCCTCGACCAGATGATTTACCACGCCCAAAGCGTGGTGCGCGCCGTGAAGCGCGCCTTTGTAGTGGTGGATATGCCGTTTGGCTCCTACCAGGGCAATTCGTCGGTGGCGCTGCAGTCGGCCATCCGTATCATGAAGGAATCAGGCGGGCACGGCATCAAGCTGGAAGGCGGCGCCGAAATCAAGGACAGCATCACCCGCATCCTCACGGCCGGTATTCCCGTGATGGGCCACCTAGGGCTCACTCCCCAAAGTATTTATAAATTTGGCACCTACACCGTGCGGGCCAAAGAGGAAGCCGAGGCGCAGAAGCTCATCGAAGATGCTTTGCTGCTCGAAGAAATAGGGTGCTTTGCCCTGGTGCTGGAGAAAATCCCATCGTCGCTGGCCAAGCAGGTAGCCGAAAAGCTCACCATTCCGGTCATCGGCATCGGGGCCGGCCCCGACGTAGACGGGCAGGTGCTGGTAGTGCACGACATGTTGGGCATCACCAAAGAGTTCAAGCCGCGCTTCCTGCGCCGCTACGCCGACCTGGGCGACATCATGCACGAAGCCGTGCAGCGCTACATCCAGGACGTAAAAAGCCGCGACTTCCCCACCCAGGAAGAAGCGTACTAAATCAATTATCCTGACTGTCATTCCGAGCGGAGCGAGGAATCTGAAGTAGCCTGTTTGCTACTATAGGAGCCAGATTCCTCGCTCCGCTCGGAATGACAGCCTTACTTTTTCCTCAGAGTGAATCGTCCGAATCTGTGGTCGGAACAGAAGGAAATTCTGTTCGAAGACAACCATCTGCTCGTCATCAACAAGCCTGCCGGCCTGCTCGTGCAGGGCGACGCCACCGGCGACGAGCCCCTGTCGGCTAAGGCCGAGGAATACCTGCGCTTTAAGTACAAGAAGCCCGGCGCCGCTTTCATCGGCGTGGCGCACCGCATCGACAGACCCGTGAGCGGCATTGTGGTGATGGCCAAAACCAGTAAAGCCCTGAGTCGCCTGAACGAAATGTTCCGCGACAACAAGATGCGCAAGACTTACTGGGCCCTGACCGGCATGTGCCCCAACCCGCTCAGCGGCCACCTCACGCACTGGCTCGTCAAGGACCCCATCCGCAACACCACCAAGGCCTACCCCGAGCGCCACGGCCAGGGCCTGAAATCGGAGCTGGACTACCAGGTGCTGGGGCAGGCCGGCAACCGCTGGCTGATGCAGGTGAACCCCATCACGGGCCGCCCACACCAGATTCGGGTGCAGCTAAGCTCCGGCCTGGGCACCCCCATCGTCGGCGACGTGAAGTACGGCTTCATTGCCCCGCTGCCCGACGTGAGCATCGCCCTGCACGCCCGCCAGCTGGAACTGCAGCACCCCGTCACGAAGGAAAACATGGTGCTGGTAGCGCCCCTGCCCGACATGCCGCACTGGGAAGCCGCGCAGGCTTATTATTAGAGGTGAGATTGTAAGAAGTGAGAGGTGAGACTTTCGTTCTGTAACCCAAGCGGGCTAACGGAACGAAAGTCTCACCTCTCACTTCTTGTAGTCTTACTTCTGATCAATATCAATCCAACAACATTTTGGCCTTTTATATAGCAAAATTGCGCTAGAGGCAAGTGTGGCCGTAGTTTTGTAAAACGGCTTCTGAACTATTGAGCGCCATTCGTGCTTTTCGCACTGATCCCGCAGCCGTTCATGCACTGCTTCTAATCCATTTCAGCCCATGGCAATCCTCGTTTTCTTTGTTGCCCACTACTATTTGTCGCTGTTCACGCAGACATTCTACCTGCACCGCTATGCGGCGCACAAGATGTTTACGATGAATAAGTTCTGGGAGAAGTTCTTCTTCCTGTTCACCTACATCTGCCAGGGCTCATCATTCCTGTCGCCACGGGCGTACGCGCTGCTGCACCGCATGCACCACGCCTACTCCGACACCGAAATGGACCCCCACTCGCCGCACTTCTCCTCGAATGCCTTTTCGATGATGTGGAAGACTAAGGTGATTTACAACGAAGTAGTGCTGGACACCCACGACGCCGCCAAGCGCTTCGAAGGCGACACGCCGGAGTGGAAATGGCTGGACAAGTTCGGGGGCACCGTGTATTCCCGCCTGGGCTGGGGCACGGTTTACGTCCTATTCTATATCAACTTCGCAACGGCCTGGTGGCAGTATCTGTTGCTGCCGGTTCACTTCCTGATGGGTCCCATCCACGGTGCCATCGTAAACTGGGGCGGCCACAAATACGGCTACCAGAACTTCGACAACCACGACAAGTCGCGCAACACGCTGCCCTTCGACTTCCTGGCTTTTGGCGAGCTGTTCCAGAACAACCACCACAAGCTGCCGATGCGCGTGAACTTCGGCGTGAAGAAGTGGGAGCTGGACCCCACCTACTCCGTTATCTGGCTGCTCGATAAGGCCCGCATCGTGAAGGTGAAGCGGAAATGGCAGCAGCCGCTGCCCGTGGCCGCCTAATAACCGATATTTTGTTTGCCCCAAAAAGGCTGTTGCTGTCCGGCAACAGCCTTTTTTTTGCTATTCGGCGCCTGATTAAGGTTTCAGCACACAGCCAATCTGCGGAATGCTTTCAATCCGCCTAATATGTACCTACCTTTGCACCTCATTTTCAACCAGACGCACGAGTTGCGTCGCTTAACCAACCCGGTTTATGGCAGTTAAAATCCGCCTCGCCCGTCGTGGCCGCAAAAAGGCCGCTCAGTTCGACATCGTTGTTGCCGATTCGCGCGCTCCGCGTGATGGCCGTTTCATCGAGAAAATCGGTACCTACGATCCAAACACCAACCCCGCTTCCATCAACTTCGATGGCGAGAAGGCGTTTGACTGGATCATGAAAGGTGCCCAGCCTACCGACACGGTACGGGCTATGCTCTCTTACCGCGGCGTACTGTACCGCAAGCACCTGCAGCTGGGTGTTATCAAAGGCGCCATTGCGCAGGACGTAGCCGACCAGCGCTACGCCGACTGGAAAGAGCAGAAAGACGCTAAAATCGAAGGCAAGCGCACCACTATCGGTACGGCCAAGGAAGAAGCTCGCAAGAGCGCTCTGGCTGCCGAATCGAAGGTGAAGGAAGCCCGCGCTGAGGCTATCCGCAAGAAAAACACGCCCGCCCCAACGGAAGCTCCGGCTGCTGAAGGCGAAACCACCGAGGCAGAGGCTACGGCCGAAACCACGGACGAAGCCGGCGCTTAGTTTTCTGGTGAATAAGTAGTTAGGTGATTATGTGGCAAAGTGCGGTGGCCCATCCGGCCGGAGCAGTTTATCACGTAATCACCTAATCACTTACAGCCCTTATCCTCCGATTATGACACTTGACGACTATTATCAGCTTGGCTCCATCGGGAAGCCACACGGCCTGAAAGGGTTTGTGATGGCCTTTCTCGACGTAGACGACCCGCAGGAGTACCGCAAGCTGAAATCGGTGTTGCTGGAGATGCCCACGGCACCCGGCAAGCTGGTGTCGTATGATGTGGAAAAGCTGCAGCCGCAGTCCAATGAGCGGGCCTTGCTCAAGCTCAAAGGTATCGACCGGATTGAGGAAGCCGAGCCCCTGCGCAACGCCAAGCTCTACCGTTCTCTGCAAGAGCTGCCGGCGCTGGCCGCCGACCAGTTCTACTTTCACGACGTCATCGGCTACACGGTGCTCGACGAGAAACTAGGGCAGTTGGGCACCGTGGAAACCTTCTACGAACTGCCTCAGCAGGACGTGCTGGCCATGCGCTATAAGGGCCAGGAAGTGCTGATTCCGGTGGTGGACGAGTTGGTGTCGCACGCCGACCAAGCTACCAAGACGCTGCACGTAACGCTGCCCGATGGGCTGTTGGACGTGTATCTGCAGCCTTCCTCGCGCGAGCAGGACGAGCCCGACGAAACCGAAGAAGCCTAGTTCCGGCCATCATGCGCATCGACATCGTCACGTGTCAGCCGGATTTGCTGATCAGCCCCTTCGCGCACTCCATCGTGAAACGCGCGCAGGATAAAGGGCTGGTCGAAATTAAGCTGCATGATCTGCGCCGCTATGCCATCAACAAGCACGGCCAGATCGACGACTATGTGTTTGGCGGTGGCGCCGGCATGGTGTTGCGGGTAGAGCCCATTGCGGCCTGCTTCGACGCTTTGCTGGCCGAACGCAGCTACGATGCCATCATCTACTTGACGCCCGACGGGGAAACCCTGCGGCAGCCTCTGGCCAACCGCCTTTCCTTGGCGGGCAACTTGCTGCTGCTGTGCGGGCACTACAAAGGGGTTGATGAACGGATCCGGCAAGCCTATATCACCCACGAAATCAGCATCGGCGACTACGTGCTGAGCGGGGGTGAGATGGGGGCGGCGGTGCTCGTGGATGCGGTGGTTCGGCTATTGCCCGGTGTGCTGGGCAACGAGGAATCAGCCCTCAGCGACTCGTTTCAGGACAACCTGCTGGCCCCGCCCGTGTACACCCGCCCGGCGGAATGGCGCGGGCTGCCGGTTCCGGAAATCCTGCTCTCCGGCAACACCCCCAAAATTGACGTCTGGCGGCACGACCAGGCGCTGGAAAGAACCCAGCTCCGCCGCCCGGACTTACTAAATGGCTAGCTGAATTGAATTGTGAATTAGCTGCTCAGTTGCCTGCCCCGTGAACGGCCAAGCATTCAGCTATTTACCCATTCAATATTTCAGCTTGCAATCCTAAAAACAGAGGGCTATATTTGCACCTCTTTACCCGAAACCCCAGACGGCGCGGCCGTCCTTCAAAGTTTTTTCAGCCATGAGCGTACTACTCGATTTTATTCAGCAGGAATCCCAGGAGCGCCGCGCCAGCTTCCCCGCCTTTGCTGCCGGCGACACCGTTAACGTTCACGTTAAGATTCGCGAAGGCAACAAGGAGCGCGTACAGCAGTTCCAGGGCGTTGTAATCCAGCGCAAAAACAGCAACTCCAACGGCGAAACCTTCACCGTTCGTAAGATCTCCAACCAGATTGGTACCGAGCGTATCTTCCCACTGCTGTCGCCTAACATCGACAAAGTGGAAGTAATCCGTCGCGGTAAAGTACGTCGTGCCCGTCTGTTCTACCTGCGTGGCCTGTCGGGCAAAGCAGCTCGTATCAAAGAGAAGCGTCGCACGGTGGTTGCGGCTGCTTAAGCTTTACAGCTTACTCAATACGGCAACGGCCGGCTTTCCTCGCGGGAAGCCGGCCGTTGTCTTTTTGCGGCCAGCCATTTGCATTGGCCCACAAAAAAAGAGGCGCTTCCCTGCGGAAGCGCCTCTTTTTTAATCTATGCTTAGCCTGAACCTACTCGGCCGACTGCGCACCCGACATCTGCTTGGCAGCAGCGGTCAGGGCGTCGCCCAGCTTGGTCACGCGCTCGGCAGTGTTGGGGTTTTCGGCGAATACGGCCGATTTGGTGGTGTTGGTGCCGAGGCGGGCCAGCAGCTTGCCTACCAGGTCCTTGTCGATGCCGCCACCGTTGAAGTGGGCCTTCAGGTCCTGCAGGTCTACTACAATCTGGTGCAGCTCAGGGTTGTTGACATCCTTCAGATCTTCAATCCAGCGCTGGAAGTGGTTGTCGATGCCGGAACGATCCGCTTCTTCCTGCAGGTCGCTGCCGAGGATTTTTACGGCGCCGTCGAGGTGGTTCTGGTGCTGGGTGTCGTCTTTGGGCTGCTTATGGAATGACATGTCGGAGAAATTTGGCTGCCGGCACTAGGCGGCAGGGTGAAACATATGGGCCAACAAACGCAAGGGGTTAAGGAAAGGTTATGCCACGGCCGGGCCGCAATACGCAGCAGACCCTTACTTTCGTTTCCTGTTTGTCGTTTCGCCTGTTGCTGCTTTGTATGAAAAAATTTCTGGTTGGCTGTAGCCTGTTGCTCCTGCCCCTTTGCGCTGCGGCGCAGCCCTCGGCACCGGCCCGAAGCGCGGCCGCCTACTGGCAGCAGCAGGTCAGCTACTCCATCGACGTCACGCTCGATGACAAGCAGCACCAGCTGACAGGCCGCGAGGAGCTGGTGTACACCAACAACTCGCCCGACGCGCTGCCCTTCATCTGGTTTCATCTGTGGCCGAATGCCTACCGCGACGACAACACGGCCTTCGCCCGGCAGCAGCTACGCAACGGCAGCCGCAAGTTTCACTTCGCCACCCCAGAGCAGCGCGGCTACATCGATCAGCTCGACTTCCAGGTGAACGGCCAGCCGGCCAAGCTGGAGCTGGACCCTGAGAACCCCGACATGGCCAAGTTGCTGCTGCCGCAACGGCTGGCGCCCGGGGCCAGCGCCACCATCAGCACGCCGTTTCGGGTGAAGATTCCCGATTCTTTCTCACGCTTCGGCCACGTCGAGCAGAGCTACCAGATTACGCAATGGTACCCCAAGCCGGCCGTGTACGACCGGCGCGGCTGGCACGTCATGCCCTACCTCGACCAGGGCGAATTCTATTCGGAGTTCGGCTCGTTTGACGTGCGCATCACGCTGCCGGCCAACTACACAGTAGGCGCCACGGGCGTACTCCAGAACCCCGAGGAGCAGCAGCGCCTGCGCCAGCTGGCAGCAGTAGAGCTTCCTATAAACGGAAATTCCAGCACGCCTCCTCAGTCCATGAAAGCCGAGCCCGACCTGACGTTCCCGGTTTCGGTGGCCGAAACCAAAACCCTGCGCTACGTGCAGGACAGGGTCCACGACTTCGCCTGGTTTGCCGACAAGCGCTTCAACGTGCGGAAAAGCGCCGTGACGCTGCCCTCGGGCCGCGTGGTGGATACGTGGGTGATGTTCACCAACAAGGAGGCGGAGAAGTGGGTGAAAGGCCTGCAGGACGTGGATTCGGCGGTGGTGTACTACTCGCGCTGGGTGGGCGAGTACCCGTATAGCGCCGCTACAGCCGTAGATGGCGCCCTAAGCGCCGGCTCGGGCATGGAGTACCCGATGGTGACCGTCACGCAACCCTCGGCCATTGTGCACGAGGTGGGCCACAACTGGTTCTATGGCATCCTGGGCACCAACGAGCGGGACTTTGCCTGGATGGACGAGGGCGTGAACTCCTACGTGGAAAACCGCGTGGCGTCCCGCAACGGCGAGCAGGCCGGCGGCCTGCTGGGTTTGCCCACCAAAGGCGCCGGGGCCGCTGCCCTTACTCTCGACGGCCTGCCCGAAGCCGCCCTCAACTACATTCCGTACCAAGCCGTAGCCAGCCGCAGCCTCGATCAGCCCGTCACCAACTTCGCCTCCGCCGACTACGGCAAGCTCAACTACGGCATCATCGTGTACGGCAAAACGGCCTCGCTGCTGCAGTACCTGGCGGGCTACCTGGGCCAGGTGAAGTTCGATGAGGCCATGCAGGCATACTACACCCGCTGGCAGTTCCGCCACCCCTACCCCGAGGATATGCAGGCCGTGTTCGAGGAAGTGGCGGGCCAGAAGCTCGGCTGGTTCTTCAATGACATGCTCAACGGCCAGAACCGCTACAACGCCGTGCTGTCGAAGTCGAAGCTGGAGAAGGGCCAGCGCAAGGTGCTGATCCGCAACGACTCGCCGGCGCCGTTTCCGTTTCCGGTAGCCAGCCTCGACGCCAACGGCCGGGTGCTGGAAACCCAGTGGACCAAGCCCTTCGCCCGCACCGATGAGTCGGACGATGCTGTGCTGCGCTTCCGCGACGAAAACGTGGCCAGCCTAGTGGTCGACCCCGACTACCTCACGCCCCAGCTTAACCGCCGCGACGACCACCTGCGCACCACCGGCTCGTTCCGGGCGCTGGAGCGCATCCGGCTGCGGCCCCTGCTCAGCCCCGAGCGCTGGGATCAGGCCGCCATCAACTGGCTGCCGGTGGTGGGGGCCAACACGTCGGATAAGTTTATGCTGGGCGCGGCTTTCTACAACAGTCTGCTCAACGTCAAGAAGTTCAGCTACCTGGTCATGCCCATGTACAGCTTCAACCAGAAGGAGCTGAACGGCATCGGGATGCTGAACCTCAATATTCTGCCGGAGCGCATTACGCGCCGGGCCGTAGTGGGCGTGCAGTTTCAGCGTTTTGAGCGCTACCAGAAGGTGGAACCCAGCCTGACGCTGTCGTTCCCGCACTCGGCCTTCAACGCGCCGCAGCACACCGTGAAGCTGGCGAATACGGCCATTGAAAACCAGGACGCCGGCACCACCAGCAGCATTCAGTCGCTGGAGTACGGTTTCCGGGCCGGCAACGCCCTCTACCGCTGGGATGCCCACGCCGAGTTCAACTACCTCACCCCCGACCTGGCCAACGACAACGTGCGCGCCGATGCGGCGCTGCTGCGGGCCGAGGCCAGCTACCTGCGTTACTACTCGCCCAAAAAGACCTTTTCGGTGCGCGTGTTCGGCGGGGCCTTCCTCAACAAGGCCAACGACACGCCTTTCGTCATCGGGCTGAGCGGCAGCCCCGACTACCGCCGCCAGACTGTCTTCCTGGACCGGCAGCAGATTTCGCCCAGCCTGGCCGCCCAACAGCACCAGTTTGATGGCCGCGACGGCGCTTTCAAGGCCTATCTGCCCGCCAGCAGCAGCCGCTGGCTTACTACCCTCAATCTTCAGGCCGATCTGCCCGTGACGCCGTTCGGGGTGTTTGCTGACTTCGGCATGACCAAGGAGCAGAACCGCGTAGCCGCCGGCCGCAGCCCGCAGCGGGCCTACTACGATGCCGGCCTGTCGTTGCCGCTGTTCAACAAGCTGCTGAGCTTCTACCTGCCGCTGGCCGGCTCGCAGTACGAAAACGGCCTGCCCGGCAGCCGCCGCGCCCTCACCAACCAGCTCCGCTTTGTGCTGCGCCTCGACCAGCTCAGCCCCTTCCGGCTGCTGGACGAGCAGCTGGCCCAGTAACCGCTAGCGTATGCGCCTTTCCGCTTTGCTGACCCTCACCGCGCTGGCCGCCGCGCCGCTCACCGGCTGCCAGACCCGCCCCGACGACCTGCCGACCTTCTCGCAGGAGCGCAAGCTGCTGCAGGTGGTGGTGGAAATGCCCGCCGGCACCAACCGCGCCCAGCGCTACGACGCCACCCAGCACCAGTTCGTGCCCGAGCGCCGCGCCGGCCTCGACCACGTGGTGGAGTTTCTGCCCTGTCCCGGCAACAGCGGCTTCATCCCGGGCACGTTCACCAATGCACCTTCGGCCCGGCCCCTGGCGGCGCTGGTGCTCTGCGAAGCGCAGCCGGCCGGCACCGTGCTGGAGGTGCTGCCCATCGGCCTCGTCACACTCGACGACAACGGCCTCATGCGCCCCATCGTGCTGGCCGTGCCGGCCCGGCCCAGCCAGCAGATTCTGCCGGCCGTGGTCAGCTGGCAGGACCTGACTTCGCGCTACCCCGGGGCCCGGGAGGTGCTGCGGCAGTGGTTTCAGCACCAGGGCCGGCCGGGCGAAGTGCGCATCGTGAGCTGGAAAGATGAGAAAGCCGCCGAGCAGCAGGTGCGCCAGGCCATGAACTAGAATCGCTGATTTGCGCTGATGGAAGTGATTTCGCTGATTTTTTTTGACTGGTAACTGCGTGGCGCTGTTACCACGCTCGAAACCTGACCGGATGATAGTACTCAGGCAACTCCAGGCAGCACACTACAACTCCAGGCAGCACACCACAAAAAAAGCCGCCCTGCAGGGGCGGCTTTTTGTTTTCGTTGGTGATTTCACGAACTAAAAAATCAGCGAAATCACCTCCATCAGCGAGAATCAGTGATTACTCGATTTTGGTCATGCGCTCCTTCACGGCTTCCAGCGCTACGCGCATGTTCACAATGTCGGCGCGGGCAGCTTCCTGCTCTTTCAGGTTCAGGTCGATCAGGTTGTTGTACTGCAGCAATTCAGCGGCGTTCTGGGCCAGCTGCTGCTGGATTTCCGACTTGCGCAGCTTGTTCTTTTCAATGTCCTTCTTGATGGCATCCGACTTCTGGATAACCGCCATGTGGTTGTTCTGCGACGACACGAGCGAGCGTTCGGCTTCGGCTACCTGTACGGCCAAGTCTTCGCGGTACAACATGCGGGCGAAATCCTTGAGGTATTTCTCGGCCGATTTCCACTGCACGGGCGTGGCATCCTTGCCCAGGTAGGCGTTGCCCAGGTCGATAGACCACCATACCGACGTGCCGGTTGGCGTGGCATCCACCTTGCTGATTACGCGGATGGGGGTTTTGGAGACGTCTTCAATCAC from Hymenobacter canadensis harbors:
- a CDS encoding acyl-CoA desaturase is translated as MAILVFFVAHYYLSLFTQTFYLHRYAAHKMFTMNKFWEKFFFLFTYICQGSSFLSPRAYALLHRMHHAYSDTEMDPHSPHFSSNAFSMMWKTKVIYNEVVLDTHDAAKRFEGDTPEWKWLDKFGGTVYSRLGWGTVYVLFYINFATAWWQYLLLPVHFLMGPIHGAIVNWGGHKYGYQNFDNHDKSRNTLPFDFLAFGELFQNNHHKLPMRVNFGVKKWELDPTYSVIWLLDKARIVKVKRKWQQPLPVAA
- a CDS encoding M1 family metallopeptidase → MKKFLVGCSLLLLPLCAAAQPSAPARSAAAYWQQQVSYSIDVTLDDKQHQLTGREELVYTNNSPDALPFIWFHLWPNAYRDDNTAFARQQLRNGSRKFHFATPEQRGYIDQLDFQVNGQPAKLELDPENPDMAKLLLPQRLAPGASATISTPFRVKIPDSFSRFGHVEQSYQITQWYPKPAVYDRRGWHVMPYLDQGEFYSEFGSFDVRITLPANYTVGATGVLQNPEEQQRLRQLAAVELPINGNSSTPPQSMKAEPDLTFPVSVAETKTLRYVQDRVHDFAWFADKRFNVRKSAVTLPSGRVVDTWVMFTNKEAEKWVKGLQDVDSAVVYYSRWVGEYPYSAATAVDGALSAGSGMEYPMVTVTQPSAIVHEVGHNWFYGILGTNERDFAWMDEGVNSYVENRVASRNGEQAGGLLGLPTKGAGAAALTLDGLPEAALNYIPYQAVASRSLDQPVTNFASADYGKLNYGIIVYGKTASLLQYLAGYLGQVKFDEAMQAYYTRWQFRHPYPEDMQAVFEEVAGQKLGWFFNDMLNGQNRYNAVLSKSKLEKGQRKVLIRNDSPAPFPFPVASLDANGRVLETQWTKPFARTDESDDAVLRFRDENVASLVVDPDYLTPQLNRRDDHLRTTGSFRALERIRLRPLLSPERWDQAAINWLPVVGANTSDKFMLGAAFYNSLLNVKKFSYLVMPMYSFNQKELNGIGMLNLNILPERITRRAVVGVQFQRFERYQKVEPSLTLSFPHSAFNAPQHTVKLANTAIENQDAGTTSSIQSLEYGFRAGNALYRWDAHAEFNYLTPDLANDNVRADAALLRAEASYLRYYSPKKTFSVRVFGGAFLNKANDTPFVIGLSGSPDYRRQTVFLDRQQISPSLAAQQHQFDGRDGAFKAYLPASSSRWLTTLNLQADLPVTPFGVFADFGMTKEQNRVAAGRSPQRAYYDAGLSLPLFNKLLSFYLPLAGSQYENGLPGSRRALTNQLRFVLRLDQLSPFRLLDEQLAQ
- the rimM gene encoding ribosome maturation factor RimM (Essential for efficient processing of 16S rRNA), with protein sequence MTLDDYYQLGSIGKPHGLKGFVMAFLDVDDPQEYRKLKSVLLEMPTAPGKLVSYDVEKLQPQSNERALLKLKGIDRIEEAEPLRNAKLYRSLQELPALAADQFYFHDVIGYTVLDEKLGQLGTVETFYELPQQDVLAMRYKGQEVLIPVVDELVSHADQATKTLHVTLPDGLLDVYLQPSSREQDEPDETEEA
- a CDS encoding RluA family pseudouridine synthase — translated: MNRPNLWSEQKEILFEDNHLLVINKPAGLLVQGDATGDEPLSAKAEEYLRFKYKKPGAAFIGVAHRIDRPVSGIVVMAKTSKALSRLNEMFRDNKMRKTYWALTGMCPNPLSGHLTHWLVKDPIRNTTKAYPERHGQGLKSELDYQVLGQAGNRWLMQVNPITGRPHQIRVQLSSGLGTPIVGDVKYGFIAPLPDVSIALHARQLELQHPVTKENMVLVAPLPDMPHWEAAQAYY
- a CDS encoding 30S ribosomal protein S16, with the protein product MAVKIRLARRGRKKAAQFDIVVADSRAPRDGRFIEKIGTYDPNTNPASINFDGEKAFDWIMKGAQPTDTVRAMLSYRGVLYRKHLQLGVIKGAIAQDVADQRYADWKEQKDAKIEGKRTTIGTAKEEARKSALAAESKVKEARAEAIRKKNTPAPTEAPAAEGETTEAEATAETTDEAGA
- the trmD gene encoding tRNA (guanosine(37)-N1)-methyltransferase TrmD, which produces MRIDIVTCQPDLLISPFAHSIVKRAQDKGLVEIKLHDLRRYAINKHGQIDDYVFGGGAGMVLRVEPIAACFDALLAERSYDAIIYLTPDGETLRQPLANRLSLAGNLLLLCGHYKGVDERIRQAYITHEISIGDYVLSGGEMGAAVLVDAVVRLLPGVLGNEESALSDSFQDNLLAPPVYTRPAEWRGLPVPEILLSGNTPKIDVWRHDQALERTQLRRPDLLNG
- the panB gene encoding 3-methyl-2-oxobutanoate hydroxymethyltransferase, which translates into the protein MSQHKEVKLVTTHQLLAMKQRGEKISMLTAYDFSMATILDGAGIDVLLVGDSASNVMAGHETTLPITLDQMIYHAQSVVRAVKRAFVVVDMPFGSYQGNSSVALQSAIRIMKESGGHGIKLEGGAEIKDSITRILTAGIPVMGHLGLTPQSIYKFGTYTVRAKEEAEAQKLIEDALLLEEIGCFALVLEKIPSSLAKQVAEKLTIPVIGIGAGPDVDGQVLVVHDMLGITKEFKPRFLRRYADLGDIMHEAVQRYIQDVKSRDFPTQEEAY
- a CDS encoding inorganic diphosphatase — translated: MRLSALLTLTALAAAPLTGCQTRPDDLPTFSQERKLLQVVVEMPAGTNRAQRYDATQHQFVPERRAGLDHVVEFLPCPGNSGFIPGTFTNAPSARPLAALVLCEAQPAGTVLEVLPIGLVTLDDNGLMRPIVLAVPARPSQQILPAVVSWQDLTSRYPGAREVLRQWFQHQGRPGEVRIVSWKDEKAAEQQVRQAMN
- the rplS gene encoding 50S ribosomal protein L19 — protein: MSVLLDFIQQESQERRASFPAFAAGDTVNVHVKIREGNKERVQQFQGVVIQRKNSNSNGETFTVRKISNQIGTERIFPLLSPNIDKVEVIRRGKVRRARLFYLRGLSGKAARIKEKRRTVVAAA